TTGCAGCGGGCGTCAAGAAGCTTGCAAAATCAATGGACGGTAGCTTGCCTCCGCCCCGGACAACCTGACACGCTACCCATGACGCATCGTCACATCCGTTTGTCCACCAAACATCTCCCGCCATGCCCCTCCCGCTCGCACCGCTCATCGCCTTCGCCCTAGGCATCCTCCTCGCCTGGCGCGCTCGTACCGAGACAAACCCCGACGAGCCCCTGTGGAACGAACACGCCCTCGCCGTCGCGCTTTACGCGTTGCTCGTGTTCGCCCCCGTGACCGCCTACTTCGCCGCCTTCGCGACCGACTGGTCCTTCGCGTATCTCGTCGACGGTCGCCACGTCCCGTCCGCCCTATCGCTCACGCTCGTCCTCGTCGCCGCAAGTGCTGTCGTCGGCGGCTTCTTCGCCGGTCGAAGGGCGCTCGAACGACGCGCTCCAAACGAGCTCGTCTGGCTCGCAGGTTGTCCCCTCGCCCTCGTGCTCGTCGCCGTTGCCGCACTGCGCGATCGCTTGAGCGTCGACGGCACCTACGATCAGTTCGCGAGCGACTTTGGACTAAAGCCGCTTCTCACGAGTCGTTTGGGCGTCGCCTTGCTCTGGATGGACGGAATCCTCGTCGCCGGAACCGTCATCACGGCACGAATGCTCGCCTCGGGCAGGCAGCCGGGACAAACCGCGCCGGCACCCGTCGTTTCCGCCCCAGTCGAGCAGACCGTCCAAGACGATGGCCCCAAGCGCTTTCTTGGGCGCGGAGGCGCACCGCGCTGATTGACGACGGCCCACTTGTCCACCACTCTGAGCGCCCACATGACCGCGCAAAACCGGCTCGAACAAGAGATCACCAGCCTCGAGGAACTTGCTAGCGACGTCGTTTCTCGCGCCCGCAAAGGCGGCGCCGACGTCGCCGAAGCCATCGCTCGATCAGGCTCGCAACTCACCACCAAGGTTCGTCTTGGCGAACCCGAGCTCGTCGAGGAAGCGTCGCACCGAAGCCTCGGCATGCGCGTCATCAAGCAAGGTCGCGTTGCGCTCACCTCGACCTCCGATTTGACCGCCCGCGGCATCGACAGGTTCGTCAAGGACGCCCTCGAGCTCGTCGACATCTCGCAAGAAGATCCGTTCGCCGGTCCCGCAGATCCAAAGCTCATCGCGAGCGGCCCCTTCCTCGACCTCGATCTCTACGATCCCAAGGGAGGCGAAGTGACGGCGGCGGAAGCGGTCGAGCTTGCTCGGCGCGGTGAACAAGCTGCACGCAGCGCGGACAAACGCATCACGAACAGCGAAGGCGCGACGTTCAGTCGCACGGCTGGCGCCTTCGCCATCGTTCTGTCGGGGGGTTTTACCGGGGGCTACGCTGGATCGTACGCGTCACTGGTCGTGTCGCCCATCGCCGACGACGCAGACGGCAAGAAGCGCCGCGGATTTCACTACACCGCGAAGCGTCATCTCGATGCGCTCGATTCACCCGAAGACGTCGGCAAAGAAGCTGCCCGTCGCACCGTTCGAAAGCTCGGCGCACGCAAAGTTCCCACGTGCGAAGCACCCGTCGTCTTCGATCCCGACGCGGCACGAGCGCTGCTCGGCCTCTTGTCCGGGGCGATCATGGGCAGCAGCATCTGGCGCAAATCGAGCTACTTGCTCGGTCGCGAAGGCACGCGCGTCGCGAGCGATCTCGTCACCATCGTCGACGATCCGCTCGTGCCGCGAGCACCAGGTTCACGTCCGTTCGATGGCGAAGGACTCGCATCGCGCAAGAACATGGTCGTGCGTCAAGGCATCCTCGAGAGTTACCTCTGCGACAGCTACAGCGGTCGCAAGCTTTCGCGCCCGCCGACTGCAAGTGCTTCACGAGGTAGCGGGGGAGGCGTCGGTCCTTCGACGTCCAACTTCATGCTTTTGCCCACGGGCACCCGCGCGACGGACATCGTCAAGACGACGGCGCGCGGGCTTTACGTCACGGAGATGATGGGATTTGGATACAACCCCGTGACAGGCGACTTTTCTCGTGGAGCAGCCGGTTTCTGGATCGAAAACGGCGAGCTCGTACATCCCGTCAGTGAAGTCACGATCAGCCTCAATCTCGATCAGCTCTGGCAGCGTGTCGACGCCGTGGGCAACGATCTGGATCTGCGCACGGCGACGGCGTCCCCCACGCTTCGCGTCTCGTCGATGACGATCGCGGGAAGCTGAATTCGCACCTTCAGAGCACGGGTTCGCGCCACTTTTCGTCTGTCAAAGGACGGATTTTCTCGTAGTCTCGGGCCCGGAGGTGGAAGTTCAAGCAATGGGAAAACTTCCTCGAACTTTGGGCTCGGCGATCAAGCTGCTGACCGCCTGCACTCTACTTGGCGCATGCACGTCGTATAGCACGATGTGCGTTGACGAGATGGATTGCCGAGATGGCAACGACGCGGACGTCGATGCGTGCGTCATCGGTTACGAATCGCAGGACGACTTGGCGAGCCTGCATGGTTGTTCCGATTTCTGGAACCGGTACATCGACTGTCGTGTCGAGCGGTCGCATTGCGAAAGCAGCGACATCTGGACCGACGATGGCGACTGTAGCGACGAGTGGGACGACTATCGGGATTGCGTCAACTAGGAGGTATGGCTATGCGAATCGTCTTGACCATGCTCGCGTGCCTCGTGTTGGCGCCTGTGGCCACGGGATGCAGCCGAGCAGGGGAATACTGTGATCTCGCGTGTGAATGCGAGGGCTGTTCCGATCGCGATTACGATGAATGCCTCATCGAATACGAAGCGACGGAAGACACCGCAGCAACCTATGGTTGCTCCGACGATTTCTACATCGCGCACGATTGCGTCATGGTGAACAACGACTGCCTGGCGGACAATTTCACGCCTGAGCTCGAATGCATCGACGACATCGCCGATGTCGATGAATGCATTCGTGACAATTCCGCCATTCGCTGAAAGCAAAGCGGCCGCACCATCGAGATCGTGCGGCCGCTTTGGTTCAATGCATCAGCGACTCCCGACCGCTCGCGCCAAACCTTCGGCGCCTTGCACTGCCGCAGCCGGCGGCTGTTCCGCCGCCGGAGCAGCCGGTGCTGCTGCAGCAGGTGCCGGTGCTTCGGGCAACAGAAGCGCCCGCAGCCCCTGCGTGTCCAGCCGCGCGATGTGCGTCGCGAACGGCGGGACCTCCGATGCCTCGTCGCTGAGCACGACGAGCCGTGCATCAGGACAAGACCGAGTGAGGGCATCGAGCCATCGTTCGAGGTCGACGTCGGCCCCGACCGATTTGGCGTCCACGATGAACACGTCCGGTGGATCCGCGCCCGCCATGACGAGCGCATCGTAAGGATGTTTCACGTCACGTAGCGGCATCGCGTCACCGAGCGCGCGTGTGACATGTGAAACCGTTTCCTTCGATCCCACGACGAGCCCCGTTCGTGCGCTCGCTCTCGCAAGCTCACGCGGAACGCTGTACCCCCAAGCTCGCAGGAATTCCGCAACATCCGCCGCGCGAAACCGCAAGTGGCGGCCCGGCGTCCGAAAATGCGCAATCCTGCCGCGATCCACCCAGTTATGGATGGTTTTCAAGTCGACCTCGCAAAGTGTTGCAAGGTCGGACGCGGTCAACAACTTCTCTCCCCGTACTCCGGCCATCATCCGAACTCCACGCGAAAGGTGTGCCACCCCGCCCGATCCCAGACACCACTCGGGCGAACCGAGCTGCGCCTCCGAAGCACCCACCCTGTTACCTTCTGTAGCCAAACCTAGCTCCCACAGCCCCGCCCGCCACATCTTTCATGAAGTGTGGATCACATTATCCCTCACTTCAATGCCCGGGGCGAATTCATCGTTCGCCACGAACGCGTAGCATTTCGGCGGCTGCCTTCTACGTAATTTGTTCCTACGTTATTTCTTCTTTTGCTCGTGAATACCTCACCCCCGATGCCGCCCAAACGACGGCATCGGAAAGCGAGCCATTCACGAACGACGGGGACGTGACAGAAACCATCGCTCCCGTCCACCCCGGAGCACCAAATTGCTGGACGAGCGGCCTCGACTTGACGCGGAAACGCGCCATTCATGGGTCTGCCATCACTGCATTTGGCAATCCTGGCGTTGGTTCCGATATCAGGAAAGACGAAGAAACACCATCTGGAGCGCTCGGGGTTCGGCGCGAAACACTCTGACCCGCCTTGGGTTTGGGAAGCGCAGGAAATCTCGAAATGGTATGCCCTTCCGGATGAACGAGCCGAAGTAGCTCGCCCGAATTGCTCAGTCCGCTTCTTCCAAGCGATGGAACACGCACCAATATGGCGGAAGGATCCGGGGCGACGTCAATCTCGTCGTCCGCGACAAACTTTTCGTTCACGACGACCGCAAATTGCCCCGGCGGAAGTAGTGCTTCCGGCAAGACGGTCTCCCCACCAATGTCGAGAATGCGATAACCGCTCAATGCCGCGTCCGCTTGTCCATCATTGTAGAGCTCTACCCATTCCTGATGTGGCTCCGGACCTATCGGATTCGCCATCACTTCATTCAAAACCACGTGCGCCATGAGCGCGTTCGTCGTGGCCGTGAAACTGCGACGTTGAGCTCGTCCGAGTCGATCGATGGTCACGACGTCGAGCGCAATGTCGCGTTCCGGCGGCAATCCTTTGATGACAAACCTTTCCTTGCTCCCCACTTTTGCCACCCAATCAATCCCCTCGCCCTCGACGCCCCAAAGCAGCTCTCCTGCTGGAGCTCGGACGATTGCGCGATCGTCCATTACGTCAGCGCACCCAACACCAAATCGCATTTCGCCACGCTCACACTCGAGCGGCGCAATCTCTTCCTCGACGAGCTCACCCGCCTCGAACGCCATGGGCTCGATTTGCACGAGCCCTCCACCAAGCTCCGGTATTTCGACGACCGGGGGCAAGACCATCGGGCCCGATTCTTCGGCCGGCCATCGCCCTTCGATTCGGACCCGCATGCAATTCGGCCCAGGCCCATGTGCCGCTACGCCTCGCGACAAAGTGCCCAAGAGACCGCCCGGCTCGAGCGTCACGTCGACTTCGACATCCGGCAAAACCGTAGCTCCGCAAAAAATTCCAAAGCGTGCGGGCGTGTCGACTGGGGGCCATACGCGCGTGAGCAAAGGCAACTCACCTTCGGTGCGAACGTCGAAATGCACCGCCTTGCGCGGATCCCCGCTGGCAATCGCATAGGTTTGTCCCTGCTCGAGGACGACCGTCGGAGCAACGACGATGTTTTCTTCGTCCTCCGCCCACACGACCGCCGGCACGATCCTTTCCATGAGCGTCTTGGTCAAATCGTCACGCTCGATCTGCCGCAGATGGTGATCGGTGACTTCACCACGGACGAGAAAAACACGCGCCGCATCGATGGAACCCGGCCAGTGCACGCGCGCTCGCATGACGCGTGGCGCCGCAGTCAGCGGAGCTTCCGGCTGGAGCGTCACGACGAGCTCGGCTGGTTGCAGGCCCGCCAAAGGATTGGATCCTGGTGTGGGAAGGTCTGGCCGGCAGCCTGTCATGACAAACGTCAGCAGCACGACGGACAGACAAGGGGGGAGGAATTTGGACGGCCCTTGGGGGAGAAGATGTTCCTTCATGTAGGAACATCGTTTGGGCGCGCCGTCAGTTGCGTAAAATTGTTAGGCTCGCGTTCGATGACCCCCGAGGACGTCAAAAGTCTGCGCGCAGAACTGGACTGCACGGCCAAAGAGCTCGCCACCGCCCTGGGCGTGGAGCAGGAAACCATTCTCGCTTGGGAACGGGGCGAGCTGTTTCCGACGAAGCGCTTCGTGACGAAAATGGAAGCGCTCCGGAGCGCCGGGAAGAGCGCCATCCCACGGAAGCCGCGAAAAGCAGCCGCAGCGACGTCGCCCATGGCGGTCCTTGCGGATCCGACAACGTGGCGGCTGATACGCAAACTCGTGGCCCACGCCGATTTGCGACGCGAAGTGCTGAAGCTAGCCGAGAACTACCCCGATCCGGCGGACGAATCGGGCGGTGGATGAATCGCTGATGTGGACGAGAAAAACCTGACGGGCGCCTTCGCATCCCGTCAGGCGTAAAAAGCGTGACGAGGCGCTTCGCTATTCCTCGTCGTCCTCGTCCTCGTCGTCCTCGTCGTCCTCGTCGTCCTCGTCGTCCTCGTCGTCCTCGTCGTCCTCATCCTCATCGTCGAAGTCTTCGTCGTCTTCGTCCTCATCCTCGTCGTCTTCGTCTTCGTCCTCGTCCTCGTCGTCTTCGTCGTCTTCGTCGTCCTCGTCCTCATCCTCGTCGTCGAAGTCTTCGTCGTCTTCGTCCTCGTCCTCGTCGTCGAGATCTTCGTCCTCGTCTTGTTCGTCTTCGTCCTCTTCGCGCAAAGCGCTTACTTCGAGGTCATCGATCTCGGTTGCGTGCTCGTTCGTCATGTGTGCCTCCCCTTGCTCTGCTGCGACTTGGCCGTCTTGGGTTCCATCTGCTGCGCCTTCTTCTTCGATGTGTTGGGAATTAACGGACGGAGCAGCGGGAGAGCGGAACTCTCCTTCGCCACCCATCAGCCCTCCGCTCGTCGATCCAAACCCGTCCGGAGCCCCCTCCGTGCCGGAGCCTTGCGCGTTCGTCAAGACGACTGCCGGATCCAGCGGCTCTTCGCCCATCTCGCGTTCGTACATGCGCTTCGACTCGTCGGTCAGCTCGGTGAATTCACGAAGCGTGGGCAGGTCGCCAAGAGCTTTGAGGCCAAAGAATTCGAGAAACTGTGGGGTCGTGCCGTAGAGCAGCGGTCGCCCTGCTTCTTCTTTCTTGCCGAGGATGCGCACGAGATCGCGTTCGAGTAGCGACTTCAAGATCGCGCCTGAATCCACACCACGCACCTCGTCGACTTCCGGTCTCGTGATCGGCTGCTTGTACGCAATGATCGCCAATGTCTCCACCTGCGCTCGCGTCATCTTGACTGGCTTTTTGGCGACATGCTCGCGCACGAACGGCGCAAATGCAGGGCTCGTCCTGAACACATAGCCCCCGGCGACTTCGTCGAGCCGAACCCCGCGACCTCGGTATTCGTCCATCAACTCGGCGAGCAGCGACGTGACCACGCGATGTTCCGCTTTGGCCGATCGCGCCAAGTCACGCGACGACAGCGGATGTTCCGACGCGAAAATCAAAGCTTCGAGCACGCCTTTCAAATGCGCGCGCGCAACGCTCCCCGCCGTCTTCGTTGCGTCTTCGAGCGGCGCCGTCGTTTCGTCATCGCCCGCGACGGATGCATCCGCGGAGGCCTGCCTTCGTGCACGGAAAAACGCAGCCGCCCGAGCGCGAAACCAAGCTACGGGCTCGGGCTTCGCCTTCTTGCGCGGCCCACGTTTGCGCTTGACGGCATCGGCTGGAGCTTCTGCGGAGCCTTCCGCCGGAGCAGCTTCCGCGGGCGGCGCTTCAACCGGTGGAGCAACGTCTTCGCCTTCGCCAGGAGGCGGCTCCGTGGTGACCACATCGGCTCTTTCGACGACGTTTTCCGGTGAAGCGTGAGCAACGACCTCGGCGACCGCTTCGAGCGCATCCGCAACGGAAACGGCTGGTGCTGGCGGCACTTCGGACGCCGGCTCCTCCACCTCGACGGGCGCGTCTTGCGCAGCGAGTTCGTCCTTCCGAAACCAGCTCCACGCGCTACGCCGTAGCCGTTCAGGCGATTCGCTGTCCGGCGCGAGCTCCTCCGGCTCGCGTTCGCGCTCACGCACGACGAGCGGCTTGCGAGGCCGCCGTTGCTTCGGCCCGCCGTCAGTTGCCATCCTCGACCTCGGAATCGCCACTCACTGGTGCAGCCGCTTCTTCCGCCCCGTGCTCCACGTCGTCGTCCTCGAAAAGCCTTAGCTGCTCGGGTTCACCATCGGTTTGTCCCAGCTCGACATCGGGCTCTGCTTCCTCGGACAAACCGTCCGCTCGTCCCGACGCACCCTGCGCGTCGTCGCCATCGTCCTTCGGCTCGGACGACATCGTCATCTCCAAATGGATGGGCGCCAGAGGATCGGACTGATACACCCGAAGGAGCTTCATCCTGGCCATCTCCAGAATGGCGAGGAACGTGATGACGATGTCGAACCGCGTGAGTGGAGCTCCCTGCCGCGTCGGATCGTTCAAAATCAAATCTTCGAACGTGCATCGCCTGCGTTCCGACAGTCGCTCCGTGAGCTCGACGATGCGATCGGTGATCGTGATGCGATCGAAGACGACTTCGTGATCGACCTTGACGTTCGTGCGCTTCAGCAGTTTTTCGAACGCATCGAAAAGCGCGAACACTCCGACGGGGGCAAACGGCGCAGGCCCCTCGGGCACAGGCTCTGCAATCCCGCGGCCGAACACGTCCTTGCCCAGCGTTCCTCGCTCGAAGATCTCCGCCGCAGCGGTCTTGTACTTCTGGTACTCGAGCAGCCGCCGCACGAGCTCCGCGCGCGGATCGACTTCTTCTTCAGGCAGCCCGTCACCGTCTTGTCCCGCGGGCACGACCGGCAAGAGCATCTTCGACTTGATGTGCGTCAACGTCGCCGCCATCACGAGGTATTCGCTTGCCACGTCGATCGTCAGAGACTGCATCAACGCGAGGTACTCGAGGTACTTCTGCGTGATAAAGCTCACTGGAATATCGAGAATATCGAGCTCGTGCTGCTGAATGAGGTGGAGCAGCAGGTCGAGCGGGCCTTCGAACGAGGGGAGCTGGACGCGGTAGACCGAATCGTTGAGCTGATCGGTCTCTGGGTGCGGTGCAGCTTCCGGTGCAGGCTTTTGTGCGGCGACCGATGCAGCAGCCGACGCGGACGTACGTGTACGTCGAGCGCTCGCGGAGCTGATTGCTGTTGCCTTGGCCTTGCTCACCGGGGCGGACGGTAATCTGTCACCAGCGCGGGATCCATGCGTTCTCGCACCCTGCTACACTCGGGCTTGCCGATGACCTCGTCCTCTTCGAAGAGTTGCCCGTCGTGCGCCCAGGGGTACGACGCGGATGTTCTCTTCTGTCCGCAGGACGGAACGCCCCTCGCCAACCTTCGGGGCGCGGCCATCTCGAACGCCGACATCGATCTCTACGTGGGCCTCGAGCTCGCCGGGCACATTCGCATCAAGCATCTCATCGGCATCGGCTCGATGGGACGCGTTTACCGCGCGTTTCAGGGCGGGATCGAACGCGACGTTGCTGTCAAAATTCTTCATCGCGAGCTGAGCGGCAATGCGGAGCTGGTAGGCAGATTCCATCGCGAAGCGAAGATTGCGAGCCGCCTGTCGCACCCCAACGTCGTCTCCGTGCTCATGGCGGGATCGATTCCGCAAAAGGGCGATCCGCGTGTGGGTGGCGAGATGTATCTCGTGATGGAGCACCTCGACGGCATGTCGCTTTTGTCGGCACTTGCCGCAGCGGGCACGGGCGGAGTGCCTTCGGCGCTGCCGCTTTCACGAGCGCTTCACATCGTGATTCAGGTTTGCGAAGCGGTGGGAGAAGCACACGCGCAGGGCATCGTGCATCGCGACATCAAGCCGGAGAACGTGATGCTCATTCGTCGCGGCGACGATAGGGACTTCGTCAAAGTCCTCGATTTCGGGATCGCCCGGCTCGATTGGACCGATGGTTCGATGGCCACCCAGGCGGGCCTCATTTTCGGCACTGCCCGGTACATCTCGCCGGAGGGTGCCGAGGGCAAACCGGTCACTCCGGCTGCCGACGTCTACTCGATTGCTACGATGTTGTACCAATGTTTGGCCGGACGAACTCCGTTCGAAGGTGATTCGCCCGTGCAGATTTTGGTGCAGCACACGCACGCGCCGGCGCCGGATTTGAGGACCATTCCGCGGGCGAGTTACGTGCCTGTGCCGATCGCGGACGTGATCATGCGCAATTTGTCGAAGAAGCCCGACGAGCGCGCTCGGGATGCTCGTGCGTTCGGCAAGGATCTCTTCGCTGCGGTGCGTGAGAGCGGGCTCGATCCGGACGAGGTGTTTCACGCGGGTCTGCTTTCTGCGAGGCAGGGAGCGGTCAAGCTTCCGTCGAAGGAGCGCACGAAGTCGCTCGACCTTTCGCCCGAGCTTGCGGCGCGCATCGGGGGCATTCCGGCGCGCACGGCGGAATCGACGCCGCTGCCGGCGTCATCGGAGCCCACGTCAGCGGCTGAGCCGACCGCGCTCGAGGCGCAGGCGACATCGGTGGATCCATCGAAGGCGGGTTTGTCCGCGGACGCCACGCCGGAGACGCAGTCGCCGTCGTCCAAGGATGTCGAGCCGCCGCACGAGGCAACGCCGAGCGTTCGTCCTGCCGAACCCGACCTCGAAGCAGCCGCGAAAACCGAAACCGCGCTGCATTCGCCCGCGTCGCCCGAGCTGACGATGCAGGGGACGGAGAAGCCGTTCGGTGAGCACGCGGAGCACGCGCGCGATGAAAAGCGGCGTTCGCGCCTCACGCGTATCGTGGCCGTCGCGCTGTGCATCGTGGTCGTACCGTTCGTCGCGGTCATCGGGGGCAAACGATTCGGTTTGGTCGCTACGAGCTCGGATGATTCGCTCCCCGAAAGGCTCGAAGCCGCGCGAGATGCCATGAAGCGCCAAGCGTGGGATGCGCCTGCGGACGACAACGTCAGAGACATTTTGGACAAAGCTCTGGCGAAGTGGCCCGGCGATGCTCGCGTGCTCGAGCTGA
The Polyangiaceae bacterium genome window above contains:
- a CDS encoding TldD/PmbA family protein, which produces MTAQNRLEQEITSLEELASDVVSRARKGGADVAEAIARSGSQLTTKVRLGEPELVEEASHRSLGMRVIKQGRVALTSTSDLTARGIDRFVKDALELVDISQEDPFAGPADPKLIASGPFLDLDLYDPKGGEVTAAEAVELARRGEQAARSADKRITNSEGATFSRTAGAFAIVLSGGFTGGYAGSYASLVVSPIADDADGKKRRGFHYTAKRHLDALDSPEDVGKEAARRTVRKLGARKVPTCEAPVVFDPDAARALLGLLSGAIMGSSIWRKSSYLLGREGTRVASDLVTIVDDPLVPRAPGSRPFDGEGLASRKNMVVRQGILESYLCDSYSGRKLSRPPTASASRGSGGGVGPSTSNFMLLPTGTRATDIVKTTARGLYVTEMMGFGYNPVTGDFSRGAAGFWIENGELVHPVSEVTISLNLDQLWQRVDAVGNDLDLRTATASPTLRVSSMTIAGS
- a CDS encoding helix-turn-helix domain-containing protein is translated as MAGVRGEKLLTASDLATLCEVDLKTIHNWVDRGRIAHFRTPGRHLRFRAADVAEFLRAWGYSVPRELARASARTGLVVGSKETVSHVTRALGDAMPLRDVKHPYDALVMAGADPPDVFIVDAKSVGADVDLERWLDALTRSCPDARLVVLSDEASEVPPFATHIARLDTQGLRALLLPEAPAPAAAAPAAPAAEQPPAAAVQGAEGLARAVGSR
- a CDS encoding lamin tail domain-containing protein, giving the protein MAHVVLNEVMANPIGPEPHQEWVELYNDGQADAALSGYRILDIGGETVLPEALLPPGQFAVVVNEKFVADDEIDVAPDPSAILVRVPSLGRSGLSNSGELLRLVHPEGHTISRFPALPKPKAGQSVSRRTPSAPDGVSSSFLISEPTPGLPNAVMADP
- a CDS encoding helix-turn-helix transcriptional regulator, encoding MTPEDVKSLRAELDCTAKELATALGVEQETILAWERGELFPTKRFVTKMEALRSAGKSAIPRKPRKAAAATSPMAVLADPTTWRLIRKLVAHADLRREVLKLAENYPDPADESGGG
- the scpB gene encoding SMC-Scp complex subunit ScpB, translated to MATDGGPKQRRPRKPLVVREREREPEELAPDSESPERLRRSAWSWFRKDELAAQDAPVEVEEPASEVPPAPAVSVADALEAVAEVVAHASPENVVERADVVTTEPPPGEGEDVAPPVEAPPAEAAPAEGSAEAPADAVKRKRGPRKKAKPEPVAWFRARAAAFFRARRQASADASVAGDDETTAPLEDATKTAGSVARAHLKGVLEALIFASEHPLSSRDLARSAKAEHRVVTSLLAELMDEYRGRGVRLDEVAGGYVFRTSPAFAPFVREHVAKKPVKMTRAQVETLAIIAYKQPITRPEVDEVRGVDSGAILKSLLERDLVRILGKKEEAGRPLLYGTTPQFLEFFGLKALGDLPTLREFTELTDESKRMYEREMGEEPLDPAVVLTNAQGSGTEGAPDGFGSTSGGLMGGEGEFRSPAAPSVNSQHIEEEGAADGTQDGQVAAEQGEAHMTNEHATEIDDLEVSALREEDEDEQDEDEDLDDEDEDEDDEDFDDEDEDEDDEDDEDDEDEDEDEDDEDEDEDDEDFDDEDEDDEDDEDDEDDEDDEDDEDEDDEE
- a CDS encoding segregation/condensation protein A is translated as MSKAKATAISSASARRTRTSASAAASVAAQKPAPEAAPHPETDQLNDSVYRVQLPSFEGPLDLLLHLIQQHELDILDIPVSFITQKYLEYLALMQSLTIDVASEYLVMAATLTHIKSKMLLPVVPAGQDGDGLPEEEVDPRAELVRRLLEYQKYKTAAAEIFERGTLGKDVFGRGIAEPVPEGPAPFAPVGVFALFDAFEKLLKRTNVKVDHEVVFDRITITDRIVELTERLSERRRCTFEDLILNDPTRQGAPLTRFDIVITFLAILEMARMKLLRVYQSDPLAPIHLEMTMSSEPKDDGDDAQGASGRADGLSEEAEPDVELGQTDGEPEQLRLFEDDDVEHGAEEAAAPVSGDSEVEDGN
- a CDS encoding protein kinase, yielding MTSSSSKSCPSCAQGYDADVLFCPQDGTPLANLRGAAISNADIDLYVGLELAGHIRIKHLIGIGSMGRVYRAFQGGIERDVAVKILHRELSGNAELVGRFHREAKIASRLSHPNVVSVLMAGSIPQKGDPRVGGEMYLVMEHLDGMSLLSALAAAGTGGVPSALPLSRALHIVIQVCEAVGEAHAQGIVHRDIKPENVMLIRRGDDRDFVKVLDFGIARLDWTDGSMATQAGLIFGTARYISPEGAEGKPVTPAADVYSIATMLYQCLAGRTPFEGDSPVQILVQHTHAPAPDLRTIPRASYVPVPIADVIMRNLSKKPDERARDARAFGKDLFAAVRESGLDPDEVFHAGLLSARQGAVKLPSKERTKSLDLSPELAARIGGIPARTAESTPLPASSEPTSAAEPTALEAQATSVDPSKAGLSADATPETQSPSSKDVEPPHEATPSVRPAEPDLEAAAKTETALHSPASPELTMQGTEKPFGEHAEHARDEKRRSRLTRIVAVALCIVVVPFVAVIGGKRFGLVATSSDDSLPERLEAARDAMKRQAWDAPADDNVRDILDKALAKWPGDARVLELRREAAERLVTSALGRKYAGDPAEALHLARVAVSLHPSLTTAQHLVAELEGKPLPNASPLPSAAMPPAPSATSSTADPKNDMNRRPSQASGGGP